One part of the Palaemon carinicauda isolate YSFRI2023 chromosome 23, ASM3689809v2, whole genome shotgun sequence genome encodes these proteins:
- the LOC137617580 gene encoding uncharacterized protein gives MIESVKICRHLPSSCKVIGDPIQDLKGRDIELTITKVGRKVELIKSNEYVIKVTDLEGKHWYITAYGIEEITSEACKVDLTNIVLLFDDIRLSDVERPFGEIELLVGSDWCTLMPQVKQSVGNLQLMQNMFGYCIRGSHPSIKFESSNNSFNVKVNQISSVVKVEEINVNNNEFLRMDLDKFFNIESLGTYCIPKCGSRTLGDKSYTIREEKELDMISKGLEYNCEEKYWTVKYPWIRDPNELPNNVVVAIARMRSTEKRLTNIGYKYTQLYNDQIKDMLSRGVARKLSWKEMSEYDGPIHYIHHHEVLKESSTSTPVRIVFNSSADNKGHRLNDYWAKGPDLLNDLVGILLRFRQDNVAVIGDISKMYNAVRLKELEQHTHRFVWRDADYSRPPNHHVLTAVGFGDRPSGVIAITALKKTTSIKENEFPEIENIIDRNTYVDDIIFSCEDVNKAKKLMGNMNLVLNEGGFKIKHWIMSNNETLDNELKLLYADAKEDPMLVIFSDGSSVAYGACAYVRWGLEGDSYVSQLILAKNRIAPTKKLTIPRLELCGAVLSCRLRDIIVKQSDWKFKSIVHIVDSSIVRAQKESYGFNTFVANRVAEIQSRTDPTEWWWVNSKNNPADFTTRPCPPNALHENSMWQKGPAFMSRPFDT, from the exons ATTTGAAGGGTAGAGACATTGAATTAACTATCACTAAGGTAGGAAGAAAGGTAGAACTTATAAAGAGTAACGAATATGTAATCAAAGTGACTGATCTTGAAGGTAAACACTGGTATATCACGGCTTACGGCATAGAAGAGATAACATCTGAGGCATGTAAGGTAGACCTGACAAATATCGTTCTTTTGTTTGATGATATCCGTCTTTCTGATGTGGAACGTCCATTTGGTGAAATAGAGTTGTTAGTAGGATCCGATTGGTGTACACTTATGCCACAAGTCAAACAGTCTGTTGGGAATTTACAATTGATGCAAAACATGTTCGGATATTGCATAAGAGGCTCCCATCCATCGATTAAGTTTGAATCTTCGAACAATAGTTTCAATGTCAAAGTTAATCAAATTTCTAGTGTGGTTAAAGTAGAGgaaattaatgttaacaataatgaaTTTTTAAGGATGGATTTAGATAAATTTTTCAACATTGAAAGCTTGGGCACATACTGTATACCGAAATGTGGATCACGTACATTAGGTGATAAAAGTTATACAATTAGAGAAGAAAAGGAGTTAGACATGATTTCAAAGGGCTTAGAATATAACTGTGAGGAAAAATATTGGACTGTTAAATATCCCTGGATTAGGGACCCCAATGAATTGCCTAATAATGTGGTGGTAGCTATTGCAAGAATGAGATCAACAGAGAAGCGATTAACTAACATAGGTTATAAATATACACAACTGTATAATGATCAAATAAAAGACATGTTGAGTAGAGGCGTTGCAAGAAAATTATCTTGGAAGGAAATGAGTGAATATGATGGGCCTATACACTATATTCACCATCACGAAGTATTAAAAGAAAGTTCAACCTCAACCCCAGTCAGAATAGTGTTCAATTCTTCAGCAGATAACAAGGGCCACAGACTTAATGATTATTGGGCAAAAGGACCCGATTTATTGAATGACCTAGTGGGAATTTTATTAAGATTCCGTCAGGACAATGTTGCAGTCATAGGGGATATATCCAAAATGTATAATGCAGTAAGATTGAAAGAATTAGAGCAGCACACCCACAGGTTTGTATGGCGAGATGCAGATTATAGTAGACCCCCGAACCACCATGTACTTACAGCTGTGGGTTTTGGAGACCGACCTAGCGGTGTCATTGCTATAACAGCTCTTAAGAAAACTACTTCAATTAAGGAGAATGAATTTCCGGAGATCGAGAACATTATAGATAGGAatacatatgtagatgatattatTTTTAGTTGTGAAGATGTAAATAAAGCTAAAAAGCTTATGGGTAATATGAATTTGGTGCTAAATGAGGGTGGTTTCAAAATCAAACATTGGATTATGTCTAACAATGAAACTTTAGACAATGAATTAAAATTGTTATATGCTG ATGCAAAAGAGGATCCAATGCTAGTTATATTTTCAGACGGCAGTTCAGTTGCATATGGTGCATGTGCTTATGTAAGGTGGGGCCTAGAAGGGGATTCTTATGTATCGCAATTGATCCTTGCTAAGAACAGAATTGCTCCCACCAAAAAATTGACAATACCTAGATTAGAGTTATGTGGTGCCGTACTGTCATGTAGATTAAGAGATATAATTGTGAAACAAAGTGATTGGAAATTCAAATCAATTGTACATATTGTTGACTCATCAATTGTAAGAGCACAGAAAGAATCTTATGGATTTAATACCTTTGTAGCCAACAGGGTAGCAGAAATTCAGTCTAGAACAGACCCTACTGAATGGTGGTGGGTTAATAGTAAGAACAATCCAGCAGATTTCACCACTAGACCATGTCCTCCTAACGCCTTGCATGAAAATTCTATGTGGCAAAAGGGACCAGCCTTTATGTCGCGCCCATTTGATACTTGA